GTCACCTAACATGGTCAGGAAAATACCTTCGAGTGTCGACAGCGGCCCTCGGGTTATTTGCAGTTTTTCGCCGGGCTTGAACGAGTGAGGTGCAAGAATTTCCGGTGGTTTATAGCACCGCTCTTGCAAGTGTTCGATGACATCGTCGGGGACCATTGCCGGTCCGTGATTAAAATCGACGATTCGGCTGACGCCACGGGTAGAGCGCAAAGGCGCCCAATTGTCGTCACGGCCTAACTGAATGAAAAGGTACCCCGGGAAGAGCGGCTCAAGGGATTG
The Pseudomonas sp. GR 6-02 genome window above contains:
- the rfaH gene encoding transcription/translation regulatory transformer protein RfaH is translated as MLTTTQASNWYLLQCKPRQDERAKINLLRQNYVIFCPQTVSQRRIHGSPHQSLEPLFPGYLFIQLGRDDNWAPLRSTRGVSRIVDFNHGPAMVPDDVIEHLQERCYKPPEILAPHSFKPGEKLQITRGPLSTLEGIFLTMLGDERVMILLHFLNREQPVRIPLTDIERAHLLL